One window from the genome of uncultured Tateyamaria sp. encodes:
- the cobW gene encoding cobalamin biosynthesis protein CobW: MANLSKVPVTVITGFLGSGKTTLVRHLMQNPQGKRLAVVVNEFGDVGVDGDILKSCAIPDCPAENIMELANGCICCTVADDFIPTIEALMALDPQPEHILIETSGLALPKPLLKAFDWPDIRSRITVDGVIALADAEAVAAGRFAPDVAAVDAQREADDSLDHETPLSEVFEDQISCADIILLTKPDLAGPDGIAKAKAIIATEAPRPLPIVEVAEGAVDPRVILGLEAAAEDDMDARPSHHDGHDDHEHDDFESVIIDLPEVADPADLVARIEAMAKAQNILRVKGYAAVTGKPMRLLVQAVGARVRHQYDRPWAANEARQGRLVVIAEHDDVNAAAIRAALVHVTEAAE; the protein is encoded by the coding sequence ATGGCCAACCTGAGCAAAGTCCCCGTCACCGTCATCACCGGCTTCCTCGGCTCCGGCAAGACGACCCTTGTCCGCCACCTGATGCAGAACCCGCAGGGCAAGCGCCTTGCCGTGGTGGTCAACGAGTTTGGCGATGTGGGTGTGGACGGCGATATCCTCAAATCCTGCGCCATCCCCGATTGCCCTGCCGAAAACATCATGGAACTGGCCAATGGCTGCATCTGCTGCACCGTGGCCGATGACTTCATCCCGACGATCGAGGCGCTGATGGCGCTCGACCCGCAGCCCGAACACATCCTGATCGAAACCTCCGGTCTTGCCCTGCCGAAACCGCTGCTCAAGGCTTTCGACTGGCCCGATATCCGCAGCCGCATCACCGTGGACGGCGTGATCGCGCTGGCCGATGCCGAGGCCGTCGCCGCGGGCCGCTTTGCCCCGGATGTCGCCGCCGTGGATGCCCAGCGCGAAGCCGACGACAGCCTCGACCACGAAACACCCCTGTCCGAAGTGTTCGAGGACCAGATCAGCTGCGCCGACATCATCCTTCTGACCAAACCCGATCTTGCCGGCCCCGACGGTATCGCCAAGGCCAAAGCGATCATCGCAACTGAGGCCCCCCGCCCCCTGCCCATCGTGGAAGTGGCCGAAGGCGCCGTGGACCCCCGCGTGATCCTGGGGCTTGAGGCTGCGGCCGAAGACGACATGGACGCAAGGCCCTCCCACCACGACGGCCATGACGACCACGAACATGACGATTTCGAGAGTGTCATCATCGACCTCCCCGAAGTGGCCGATCCCGCCGACCTCGTCGCCCGCATCGAAGCCATGGCCAAGGCGCAGAACATCCTGCGCGTCAAAGGCTACGCCGCCGTCACCGGCAAGCCCATGCGCCTGCTGGTGCAGGCCGTTGGCGCGCGGGTCCGCCACCAATACGACCGCCCTTGGGCCGCCAACGAGGCGCGGCAGGGCCGTTTGGTCGTGATTGCCGAACATGACGACGTGAATGCAGCAGCCATTCGCGCAGCCCTCGTGCACGTCACAGAAGCTGCCGAATAA
- the cobI gene encoding precorrin-2 C(20)-methyltransferase, producing MTKTAGTVHGVGLGPGAQDLLSVRADRLVRNARHVAFFRKAGRPGQARTIVNGMLADHAVEFPMEYPVTTEIPLSDPRYNEILSTFYAECTDHLHALAKQGEDVVVLCEGDPFFYGSFMHLYTRLKPHVPVEVVPAITGMSGAWTATGAPITWGDDILTVLMGTLDEDTLVRGMEAADALVVMKIGRNIDKVRRALRRAGKFEDAYLIEYAAMPKQTVQKLCEAMGKITPYFSIIVVHGQGRRP from the coding sequence ATGACCAAAACCGCCGGGACAGTGCACGGCGTCGGCCTCGGCCCCGGCGCGCAGGACCTGCTCAGTGTCCGCGCCGACCGGCTGGTGCGCAACGCGCGCCATGTGGCCTTCTTCCGCAAGGCAGGCCGCCCGGGTCAGGCCCGCACCATCGTCAACGGGATGCTGGCGGACCATGCCGTTGAATTTCCCATGGAATACCCGGTCACGACCGAAATCCCGCTCAGCGATCCGCGCTATAACGAGATTCTGAGCACGTTCTACGCCGAATGCACGGACCACCTGCACGCCCTTGCCAAACAGGGCGAAGACGTCGTGGTGCTCTGCGAAGGCGATCCGTTCTTCTACGGCTCGTTCATGCACCTCTATACCCGCCTCAAACCCCATGTCCCGGTCGAGGTTGTGCCCGCCATCACCGGCATGTCCGGCGCCTGGACGGCCACAGGCGCCCCGATCACCTGGGGCGACGACATCCTGACCGTGCTGATGGGCACGCTGGACGAAGACACGCTAGTGCGCGGCATGGAAGCCGCCGACGCGCTGGTGGTGATGAAGATCGGGCGCAACATCGACAAGGTGCGCCGCGCCCTGCGCCGGGCGGGCAAGTTCGAGGACGCCTACCTGATCGAATATGCCGCCATGCCGAAACAGACCGTGCAAAAGCTGTGCGAGGCGATGGGCAAGATCACGCCCTACTTCTCGATCATCGTGGTGCATGGACAGGGCCGCCGCCCATGA
- a CDS encoding cobalamin biosynthesis protein CobG, with translation MTVKGWCPGAWRPMMSGDGLIVRIRPRLARLTAGQTLGLCALSRSHGNGIIDLTSRANLQLRGVSEDRHEDLLQALFDLDLIDATADGEARRNIVTTPLWAKSDLTTRLHAAILQALPDMPRLPAKMGIAIDTGIGPVLSDTPADFRFERSKNGLILRADGAPMGKPVTEADAPAALTDLTNWFVATGGPTAGRMAKHLETNELPATWRDTPPAAPGDRLQPGDNTYGAAFGSIDASALAALIRDSQASALRVTPWRLFLLENAQPCAPHGFITDPTDPLLHIHACPGAPACASATVDTRQLARQLAKPGLHVSGCAKGCAHPRPAPTTLVGNNGAYDLVENGHPWDAPRQRGLKPDDLLTPAS, from the coding sequence ATGACCGTCAAGGGCTGGTGCCCCGGCGCATGGCGCCCCATGATGTCCGGTGACGGGCTGATCGTACGCATACGCCCCCGTCTTGCGCGGCTCACCGCGGGCCAGACCCTCGGCCTCTGCGCCCTCAGCCGGTCCCACGGCAACGGCATCATCGACCTCACCAGCCGCGCCAACCTGCAACTGCGCGGGGTGTCCGAGGACAGGCACGAAGACCTGCTCCAAGCGCTCTTTGACCTCGACCTGATCGACGCCACCGCAGACGGCGAAGCCCGCCGCAACATCGTGACAACACCCCTCTGGGCCAAAAGCGACCTCACCACGCGCCTGCACGCCGCCATCCTTCAGGCGCTGCCGGACATGCCCAGGCTGCCCGCCAAGATGGGCATCGCCATCGACACCGGAATTGGCCCGGTCCTCTCCGACACCCCCGCCGACTTCCGCTTCGAACGCAGTAAAAACGGCCTCATCCTCCGGGCCGACGGCGCGCCCATGGGCAAGCCCGTCACCGAAGCGGACGCACCGGCCGCCCTGACCGACCTCACCAACTGGTTCGTCGCCACAGGCGGCCCAACCGCGGGGCGCATGGCCAAACATCTGGAAACCAACGAGCTGCCCGCGACATGGCGGGACACACCACCAGCAGCGCCGGGCGACCGCCTCCAACCCGGCGACAACACCTACGGCGCGGCCTTCGGCAGCATCGACGCCAGCGCCCTCGCCGCTCTGATCAGGGACAGCCAAGCCTCTGCCCTCCGCGTCACCCCATGGCGGCTGTTCCTGCTCGAAAACGCGCAACCCTGCGCCCCGCACGGGTTCATCACCGACCCAACCGACCCGCTCCTGCACATCCACGCCTGCCCCGGTGCACCCGCCTGCGCCTCGGCCACGGTCGATACCCGGCAGCTCGCCCGTCAACTTGCAAAACCCGGCCTCCACGTCTCGGGCTGCGCCAAGGGCTGCGCACACCCGCGCCCCGCGCCCACAACCCTCGTCGGCAACAACGGCGCGTATGACCTTGTGGAAAACGGCCATCCATGGGATGCCCCCCGCCAGCGCGGGCTCAAGCCCGACGACCTCCTGACACCAGCGAGCTAA
- a CDS encoding precorrin-8X methylmutase, with protein sequence MPYEYETDGAAIYLQSFATIRAEADLKHFDADEEQVAVRMIHAAGMVGLEQHCRFSPGFVPAARTALESGAPILCDARMVSEGITRSRLPAHNEVICTLHNDGVRELAAEMQNTRSAAALELWRPHLAGAIVAIGNAPTALFHLLNMLEDPDCPRPAAIIGCPVGFVGAVESKDALWAAQPVPCCIVQGRLGGSAITVAAVNAIASRKE encoded by the coding sequence ATGCCCTACGAATACGAAACCGATGGCGCGGCCATCTACCTGCAATCCTTCGCCACGATCCGGGCCGAAGCGGACCTGAAACACTTCGATGCGGACGAGGAACAGGTCGCCGTACGGATGATCCACGCGGCAGGCATGGTGGGCCTTGAACAGCACTGCCGCTTTTCCCCCGGTTTCGTCCCCGCCGCTCGCACCGCTCTCGAATCCGGCGCGCCCATCCTCTGCGACGCCCGCATGGTCAGCGAGGGCATAACGCGCTCCCGCCTGCCCGCGCATAACGAGGTGATCTGCACCCTCCATAACGACGGCGTCCGCGAACTGGCGGCAGAGATGCAAAACACCCGCTCCGCCGCCGCCCTCGAGCTTTGGCGGCCCCACCTCGCAGGGGCCATCGTCGCCATCGGCAACGCCCCCACCGCGCTCTTTCACCTGCTGAACATGCTCGAAGACCCCGATTGCCCCCGCCCCGCCGCCATCATCGGCTGCCCCGTGGGCTTCGTCGGCGCGGTCGAATCCAAGGACGCGCTCTGGGCCGCGCAACCCGTCCCCTGCTGCATCGTGCAGGGGCGTCTGGGCGGCAGCGCGATCACCGTCGCCGCCGTCAACGCCATCGCGAGCCGCAAGGAATGA
- the cobO gene encoding cob(I)yrinic acid a,c-diamide adenosyltransferase, with amino-acid sequence MDDITERHNAKMKKIKAARDKMMETKTEEKGLIMVHTGPGKGKSSSGFGMIMRCIAHGMPCAVVQFIKGNWDTGEKTFLRDRFADECRFFVSGEGFTWETQDRERDIAAAENGWRIAKEQILDPEVQFVLLDEINIALRYDYLDIDEVVEFLLTKKPQMTHVVLTGRNAKAELIEAADLVTEMTLVKHPFKDLGVKAQKGVEF; translated from the coding sequence ATGGACGACATCACCGAACGCCACAACGCCAAGATGAAAAAGATCAAGGCGGCCCGCGACAAGATGATGGAGACGAAGACCGAGGAAAAAGGTCTGATCATGGTGCATACCGGGCCGGGCAAGGGCAAATCATCGTCCGGGTTCGGGATGATCATGCGGTGCATCGCGCATGGGATGCCCTGTGCGGTGGTGCAGTTCATCAAGGGCAACTGGGATACTGGCGAAAAGACGTTCCTGCGCGACCGCTTTGCGGATGAGTGCCGGTTTTTTGTGTCTGGTGAGGGGTTTACATGGGAAACGCAGGACCGCGAGCGCGATATTGCGGCGGCCGAAAACGGCTGGCGGATTGCAAAGGAACAGATTCTGGACCCGGAGGTGCAGTTTGTGTTGCTGGACGAGATCAACATCGCGCTGCGCTATGACTATCTGGACATCGACGAGGTGGTTGAGTTTCTTCTGACGAAGAAACCGCAAATGACGCATGTGGTGCTGACGGGGCGGAATGCTAAGGCCGAGTTGATCGAGGCGGCGGATCTGGTGACAGAAATGACGCTGGTGAAGCACCCGTTCAAGGATCTGGGCGTGAAGGCGCAGAAGGGGGTTGAGTTTTAG
- a CDS encoding DUF1636 domain-containing protein: MADLPPVELLVCVKCRRELDVPDGGTRPGEALHAELANRTMPEGVTLRAVECLSNCSSGCSVAVRGGAGRWTYVYGNLMEDRDADMVIEGIGKYAATSDGLVPWRERPEHFRKNCIARIPPQEF, from the coding sequence ATGGCTGATTTGCCCCCCGTAGAGCTTCTGGTCTGCGTGAAATGCCGCCGCGAGCTGGACGTGCCCGACGGCGGCACGCGCCCGGGCGAGGCGCTGCATGCCGAACTGGCGAACCGCACCATGCCCGAGGGCGTGACGCTTCGGGCCGTCGAATGCCTGTCGAACTGCTCGTCCGGCTGCTCCGTCGCCGTGCGTGGTGGGGCCGGGCGCTGGACCTATGTCTACGGCAACCTGATGGAAGACCGCGACGCCGACATGGTGATCGAGGGCATCGGCAAATACGCCGCCACATCCGATGGCCTCGTGCCCTGGCGCGAACGCCCCGAACATTTCCGCAAGAACTGCATCGCCCGCATCCCTCCACAGGAGTTCTGA
- the cobJ gene encoding precorrin-3B C(17)-methyltransferase, with translation MTGWVRIAGLGPGDDALITPEVSDVLAQATDIVGYIPYVERIADRPGLTLHASDNRVEIDRSRHALEMASDGKKVVVVSSGDPGVFAMAAAVFEAVENGPDHWRNLDITVLPGITAMLAASARCGAPLGHDFCAINLSDNLKPWALIEKRLRLAAEADFAMAFYNPRSKSRPEGFVRTLEVLKDACGDDRPVIFARNVTRPDEEIRIVPLPDTTPDMADMRTMVIVGSSRTRIITRCGSPLVYTPRSTPE, from the coding sequence ATGACCGGCTGGGTGCGCATCGCGGGCCTTGGCCCCGGCGACGACGCCCTGATCACGCCCGAAGTGTCGGATGTGCTGGCGCAGGCGACGGATATCGTCGGCTACATCCCGTATGTCGAACGCATCGCAGACCGCCCCGGCCTGACGCTGCACGCCTCCGACAACCGGGTCGAGATTGACCGCTCCCGCCATGCGTTGGAGATGGCCTCGGACGGCAAAAAAGTCGTCGTCGTCTCCTCCGGCGATCCCGGAGTTTTCGCCATGGCCGCCGCCGTGTTCGAGGCTGTGGAAAATGGCCCAGACCACTGGCGCAACCTCGACATCACCGTCCTGCCCGGCATCACTGCCATGCTGGCCGCCTCTGCCCGCTGCGGCGCACCGCTGGGCCATGACTTCTGCGCCATCAATCTGTCGGACAACCTCAAACCCTGGGCCCTGATCGAAAAGCGCCTGCGCCTCGCGGCTGAGGCCGACTTTGCCATGGCCTTCTACAACCCGCGCAGTAAATCCCGGCCAGAAGGATTTGTGCGCACGCTTGAGGTATTGAAAGACGCCTGCGGCGATGACCGTCCCGTCATCTTCGCCCGCAACGTCACGCGCCCCGACGAAGAAATCCGCATCGTCCCCCTGCCCGACACAACCCCCGACATGGCCGATATGCGCACCATGGTCATCGTCGGCTCGTCCCGCACACGGATCATAACACGCTGCGGGTCCCCGCTGGTTTACACACCAAGGTCCACGCCGGAATGA
- the cobN gene encoding cobaltochelatase subunit CobN: MHVVFRESHGLEETETPTDLGQTPADLVVLSFSDSDLGAFAAAYHRAVGKLPTIRLANLVGLKHPLSVDTYIEQTLDGAKGILIRLIGGVPYWAYGLQQVEALCRQKGIALAVLPADGRPDPRLDAISTLPVSTLRRLAHLCDTGGAVAAQAALAQMALASGLYAGPVKGSKALPTVGAWTPEDGVACPLIIAADDKPLILVTFYRAYLAAADLSPIEAMFDALRARGFRVLGLFAPSLKAPEPAAWMARQIAQLKPAAIVNATAFSGIGSTGTSPLDAGNVPVFQIALATSTRDAWAEAERGLSPTDLAMHVVLPEVDGRLFAGVASFKEPQPRDKALQFARYAHKADTQRIDMVADRVKAWTNLAATPAQDRSLALILSTYPGKDWNMAHAVGLDALASSDAILADLQEAGHDTDLTPVTGALETETIPWPLADYKTALATLPQSLQDDLQTAWGDPEQDTDTGHFHFPATRRGNILVALQPERGAPKTRDDDYHDLSRTPRHAYVAFYLWLQTQTQALIHIGAHGTLEWLPGKSVALSRECWPEALTGTLPVIYPFIVNDPGEAAQAKRRIGAVTLGHLPPPMKDSATPDRFVRLESLLDEFSNADGLDPKRRDRLQDSIRAEAQAIGVENDLGLDRATCSAEAITRIDRFVCDIKESQFGDGLHIWGRGAPEGTPYGDGISAGGERIALIDALNGKRIPGGPSGSPYRGRRDVLPTGRNLYTTDPRSVPTRAAHAQGVKLAEELVRRHLQEEGDWPRGLIVDLWGSATMRTAGEEFAMALHLLGVKPVWDTGSERVSGIEVLPITDLDRPRIDVTLRVSGLFRDVFPTLSALFSQAVRALAARDEAPDWNPYAGQTPAARVYGPAPGSFGLGMGADIETYTDESRAAAGQAWIAASAYALDGTMTTKDEAGIRARVAAADSFVHLQDLPETDVLLASDYAAHEAGFAAAQAVTGGKAALYHLDTTQPDRPRARTLPEEVARVVQARATQPDWLRGMMRHGFRGGAEIAATLDHMAAFAHLAGVVGPHLFDAYHDATLGDPEVSAFLQDANPSAYQAMQDQFAALDAAGLWHTRRNSIRASLEAAQ; this comes from the coding sequence ATGCACGTCGTCTTCCGCGAAAGCCACGGGCTCGAAGAGACCGAGACACCCACCGATCTGGGGCAGACGCCCGCGGATCTGGTGGTGCTGTCCTTCTCCGACAGCGACCTTGGGGCCTTTGCGGCGGCGTATCACAGGGCGGTGGGCAAATTGCCCACCATACGGCTTGCCAACCTCGTGGGCCTGAAACACCCGCTGTCGGTCGACACCTATATCGAACAGACGCTGGACGGGGCCAAGGGCATCCTGATCCGCCTCATCGGCGGCGTCCCCTACTGGGCCTACGGCCTCCAGCAGGTCGAAGCCCTTTGCCGCCAAAAGGGCATCGCTCTCGCCGTCCTGCCCGCCGATGGCAGGCCAGACCCTCGGCTCGACGCCATCTCGACATTGCCCGTCTCCACCCTCCGCCGCCTTGCACATCTCTGCGACACCGGCGGGGCTGTCGCGGCGCAAGCGGCGCTGGCCCAAATGGCGCTCGCCTCCGGCCTCTACGCCGGGCCCGTCAAAGGCTCCAAGGCCCTGCCGACAGTCGGCGCATGGACGCCCGAAGACGGCGTCGCCTGCCCGCTGATCATCGCCGCAGATGACAAACCGCTGATCCTTGTCACCTTCTACCGCGCCTACCTCGCCGCCGCTGACCTGTCCCCGATTGAGGCCATGTTCGACGCCCTGCGCGCACGCGGCTTCCGGGTCCTCGGCCTGTTCGCACCGTCGCTCAAGGCCCCCGAACCCGCCGCATGGATGGCCCGCCAGATCGCGCAGCTAAAGCCTGCGGCAATCGTCAATGCCACCGCCTTTTCCGGCATCGGAAGCACCGGCACCTCCCCGCTGGACGCGGGCAACGTGCCCGTCTTCCAGATCGCGCTGGCCACCTCCACCCGCGACGCATGGGCCGAAGCGGAACGCGGCCTGTCGCCTACCGACCTTGCCATGCACGTGGTGCTGCCCGAAGTGGACGGGCGCCTGTTTGCCGGAGTGGCCTCGTTCAAGGAACCCCAGCCGCGCGACAAAGCCCTGCAATTCGCCCGCTACGCGCACAAAGCCGACACGCAGCGCATCGACATGGTCGCGGACCGGGTCAAGGCGTGGACCAACCTTGCCGCCACACCCGCACAGGACCGCTCCCTCGCCCTGATCCTCAGCACCTATCCGGGCAAGGACTGGAACATGGCCCACGCCGTGGGCCTCGATGCGCTTGCCTCGTCCGACGCGATCCTCGCGGACCTGCAAGAGGCGGGCCACGACACTGACCTGACGCCCGTCACAGGTGCATTGGAAACCGAAACCATCCCGTGGCCGCTTGCCGACTACAAAACGGCACTCGCCACCCTGCCGCAGTCTCTTCAAGACGACTTGCAAACAGCCTGGGGCGATCCAGAGCAGGACACTGACACAGGCCATTTCCACTTCCCCGCCACGCGCCGGGGCAACATCCTCGTCGCCCTGCAACCCGAACGCGGCGCGCCCAAAACGCGCGACGACGACTACCACGACCTGTCGCGCACCCCGCGCCACGCCTATGTCGCCTTCTATCTCTGGCTCCAGACCCAGACGCAGGCCCTGATCCATATCGGCGCGCATGGCACGCTTGAATGGCTGCCCGGCAAGTCCGTTGCGCTGTCTCGCGAATGCTGGCCCGAGGCCCTCACCGGCACATTGCCCGTCATCTACCCCTTCATCGTCAACGACCCGGGCGAGGCCGCGCAGGCCAAACGCCGCATCGGGGCCGTGACCCTCGGCCACCTGCCCCCGCCCATGAAGGACAGCGCCACGCCCGACCGTTTTGTTCGGTTGGAGTCGCTGCTTGACGAGTTTTCGAACGCCGACGGCCTCGATCCGAAACGCCGCGACCGGCTGCAAGACAGCATCCGCGCCGAAGCGCAGGCCATCGGCGTCGAAAACGACCTTGGCCTCGACCGCGCCACCTGTTCCGCCGAAGCGATCACCCGCATCGACCGCTTTGTCTGCGATATCAAGGAAAGCCAGTTCGGCGACGGGCTGCACATCTGGGGCCGTGGTGCGCCTGAAGGCACACCCTACGGCGATGGCATTTCAGCCGGCGGGGAACGCATTGCCCTGATCGACGCGCTAAACGGCAAACGCATTCCGGGCGGCCCGTCCGGCTCCCCCTATCGCGGACGGCGCGACGTGCTGCCCACAGGCCGCAACCTCTACACCACCGATCCGCGTTCTGTGCCAACCCGCGCCGCCCATGCCCAGGGCGTGAAACTGGCCGAAGAACTCGTGCGCCGCCACCTGCAAGAGGAAGGCGATTGGCCGCGTGGCCTGATCGTGGACCTGTGGGGCTCTGCCACCATGCGCACCGCGGGCGAGGAGTTCGCAATGGCGCTGCACCTTCTGGGTGTGAAACCCGTCTGGGACACAGGCTCCGAACGCGTCTCCGGCATCGAGGTCCTGCCGATCACCGACCTCGACCGCCCGCGCATCGACGTGACCTTGCGGGTCTCGGGCCTCTTCCGCGACGTGTTCCCGACGCTGTCCGCCCTCTTTTCCCAAGCCGTCCGCGCGCTGGCTGCGCGCGACGAAGCGCCCGACTGGAACCCCTATGCAGGGCAGACACCGGCGGCCCGCGTCTACGGCCCCGCGCCGGGCAGCTTCGGCCTTGGCATGGGGGCGGACATCGAAACCTACACCGACGAAAGCCGCGCTGCCGCCGGTCAGGCATGGATCGCCGCATCCGCCTACGCCCTCGACGGCACAATGACGACAAAAGACGAGGCAGGTATCCGCGCCCGCGTCGCCGCCGCCGACAGCTTCGTCCACCTGCAAGACCTGCCCGAAACCGACGTCCTGCTCGCCTCTGACTACGCCGCGCACGAGGCCGGTTTCGCCGCCGCCCAAGCCGTCACCGGCGGCAAGGCGGCGCTCTATCACCTCGACACGACCCAACCCGACCGCCCCCGCGCCCGCACCCTGCCCGAAGAGGTCGCCCGCGTCGTCCAGGCCCGCGCGACCCAGCCCGATTGGCTGCGCGGCATGATGCGCCACGGCTTTCGCGGCGGGGCCGAGATTGCCGCCACGCTCGACCACATGGCCGCCTTCGCCCATCTTGCCGGTGTCGTCGGCCCGCACCTCTTCGACGCCTACCATGACGCCACCTTGGGCGACCCGGAGGTCAGCGCCTTCCTGCAAGACGCCAACCCCAGCGCATACCAGGCCATGCAGGACCAGTTCGCCGCGCTGGATGCCGCAGGCCTCTGGCACACGCGCCGCAATTCCATCCGCGCCAGCCTGGAAGCCGCCCAATGA